From a region of the bacterium genome:
- a CDS encoding T9SS type A sorting domain-containing protein: MKWFCLFSLMALSTMCVAQPDTLWSRTYGGSGDEYAAGIVALSNGTFAVSATTNSFGVVGMDFYVVCVNGGGDTLWTRTFGRGTGDDWCTGMAKTNNDEIIASGYGLRSGGTEQAMREVRYDLSGTLIEWVEDYSPGADMIGYGICMNALGHSVCAGYWTDTPEQGRVTVLERDSQHTGFSLYAQCGYFSDARSIQPTRDGGYILAGSTRATANAHSDYLLMRLNSLGDTVWTRTFGGSATEDIANSVVQTSDGGFAFTGPSESYGPGGDVVLIKTDTLGRQQWLHTYGGSDEEHGHVVLATHDGGFFLAGHTNSFGVGGDVYVVKTDGDGNLLWSRSWGGAGLDVAESAVELPDGGFLVAGETTSFGAGDANIWLLRIASDLASDQPSVASPGEFFLAQNYPNPFNAVTDIRFELPHAGRATLSVYDVLGRETATLLDGQLPGGPHTVHLDASGWPSGVYFCRLSAGQSTGVRKLMLLK; encoded by the coding sequence ATGAAATGGTTCTGTCTGTTTTCACTGATGGCACTTTCCACGATGTGCGTTGCCCAGCCTGACACCCTCTGGTCGAGAACTTACGGCGGCAGCGGCGATGAATATGCGGCAGGCATCGTCGCACTCTCCAATGGCACCTTCGCGGTTTCTGCCACCACCAATTCCTTCGGCGTCGTCGGCATGGATTTCTACGTGGTGTGCGTCAACGGCGGCGGAGACACGCTCTGGACACGGACGTTCGGCAGGGGAACCGGCGACGACTGGTGCACGGGGATGGCGAAGACAAATAACGATGAGATTATCGCTTCCGGATACGGGCTCCGGAGTGGCGGCACGGAACAGGCGATGCGCGAAGTCCGTTACGATCTTTCGGGAACGCTCATAGAGTGGGTCGAAGACTACTCGCCGGGAGCGGATATGATCGGGTATGGCATCTGCATGAATGCTCTTGGTCACAGTGTGTGCGCCGGATACTGGACGGATACCCCGGAGCAGGGAAGGGTTACGGTTCTCGAGCGCGACTCCCAGCACACCGGCTTCAGCCTGTATGCCCAGTGCGGCTATTTCAGCGATGCGCGTTCGATTCAGCCCACTCGTGACGGCGGTTACATTTTGGCCGGATCCACCCGGGCAACCGCCAATGCCCATTCCGATTATCTGCTGATGCGCCTGAACAGTCTTGGCGACACCGTGTGGACTCGCACCTTCGGCGGCAGTGCCACGGAGGATATTGCCAATTCCGTCGTGCAAACTTCTGACGGCGGCTTTGCCTTCACCGGACCTTCCGAATCTTACGGTCCGGGCGGTGACGTCGTGCTCATCAAAACGGACACCCTTGGCCGCCAGCAATGGCTGCACACCTACGGCGGCAGCGATGAAGAGCACGGCCACGTGGTTCTGGCCACTCATGACGGCGGATTCTTTCTTGCCGGGCACACGAATTCCTTCGGAGTGGGCGGAGATGTTTACGTTGTCAAGACCGACGGTGACGGCAATCTGCTCTGGTCGCGTTCCTGGGGCGGTGCCGGCCTCGACGTCGCCGAGAGCGCCGTGGAACTGCCTGATGGCGGTTTCCTCGTCGCGGGTGAGACCACATCCTTCGGCGCGGGCGATGCCAACATTTGGCTGCTGCGGATTGCCTCGGATCTGGCCTCGGATCAGCCATCGGTCGCAAGCCCCGGCGAGTTTTTCCTCGCGCAAAATTATCCGAATCCCTTCAATGCCGTAACGGACATCCGCTTTGAGCTTCCGCATGCTGGTCGCGCGACCTTAAGTGTCTATGACGTTCTGGGGCGGGAAACGGCGACACTGCTCGACGGGCAACTGCCCGGAGGCCCGCACACCGTTCACCTCGATGCCTCCGGCTGGCCGTCCGGCGTCTACTTCTGCCGCCTGTCGGCGGGCCAGAGCACAGGCGTTCGCAAGCTCATGCTCCTGAAGTAA
- a CDS encoding glycosyltransferase — MKLTCWTTFEGKPVLLDADTLPPIVRFLNPAHGQTLAADPKNFAQCLNAAARAAGDGLLLTLPPDTETLDAAWKERLLGVARQNPEGVFFYGDYHLQDDDCQKLQTVRRDIGDITEREDWGPVWAVRVEWLNGLGGLDERNHRAAFYDLLLKSWGEGRRVHVGGPLALIPAPQADSGASALKDKLFFPGRGKLGGFSYLFMDPEDERHTENVFYNFLKRENVWLEDERTATPSRRSELHPPCPLVSVVTPVYNRGRFIGKAIESVQGQTIDDWEYLIVDNGSTDDTREVVRSYAAKDSRVRLIENNVNIIALSLNIGVRAAKGKYISQLDSDDEYLPRTLEHMTAGLEAHPNWGVAIAYYELMDEGGTSLPEFGIIKHLEYNRNNILRVDGAGAPRTWHRSVILEFGGFDEKELGGYGEDYDLVLKCGEKYEVGRVHEICYRYRRHGDNTDVTRDPEMKIGNKTLARMHALKRRKKLNAKG; from the coding sequence ATGAAACTCACCTGCTGGACCACCTTTGAGGGAAAGCCCGTACTGCTCGACGCGGACACCCTCCCCCCTATCGTACGATTTCTCAATCCGGCGCATGGGCAGACGCTGGCCGCCGATCCCAAGAATTTTGCTCAGTGCCTGAACGCGGCGGCGCGTGCCGCAGGGGACGGGTTGCTGTTGACGCTGCCGCCGGACACGGAGACGCTGGATGCGGCGTGGAAAGAGCGGCTGCTGGGCGTGGCGCGGCAGAATCCGGAGGGAGTCTTCTTCTACGGAGATTACCACCTGCAGGACGACGACTGTCAGAAGCTGCAAACGGTACGCCGGGACATCGGGGATATTACCGAGCGCGAAGACTGGGGTCCGGTGTGGGCCGTGCGTGTGGAGTGGTTGAATGGGCTGGGCGGCCTTGACGAGCGAAATCACCGTGCAGCCTTCTATGATCTGCTGCTGAAGAGTTGGGGTGAGGGACGGCGCGTGCACGTCGGAGGGCCGCTGGCGCTGATTCCCGCACCGCAAGCGGATAGCGGTGCCTCCGCTTTAAAAGACAAGCTGTTCTTTCCCGGGCGCGGCAAGCTGGGCGGATTCTCGTATCTGTTCATGGACCCGGAAGATGAGCGCCACACCGAGAATGTTTTCTATAATTTCCTGAAGCGCGAAAACGTGTGGCTGGAAGACGAGCGGACGGCGACGCCTTCCCGCCGCTCCGAACTCCATCCCCCTTGCCCGCTGGTGAGTGTGGTGACGCCGGTGTACAATCGCGGACGGTTTATCGGGAAAGCAATCGAGTCCGTACAAGGGCAGACGATTGACGACTGGGAATACCTTATCGTGGATAACGGATCGACCGATGACACGCGCGAGGTGGTACGAAGCTACGCGGCGAAAGACAGCCGGGTGCGGCTGATCGAGAACAACGTGAACATTATCGCGCTCTCGCTGAACATCGGAGTGCGCGCGGCGAAGGGGAAATACATCTCGCAGCTCGACAGCGACGACGAATATCTGCCGCGCACCTTAGAGCACATGACCGCAGGATTGGAAGCCCATCCCAACTGGGGCGTGGCGATTGCGTATTACGAGTTGATGGACGAAGGCGGCACGTCACTGCCGGAGTTCGGGATCATCAAGCATCTGGAATACAACCGCAACAATATCCTGCGGGTAGATGGGGCGGGCGCGCCGCGCACGTGGCACCGCAGCGTGATCTTAGAGTTCGGCGGCTTCGATGAGAAAGAGTTGGGCGGCTACGGCGAGGACTACGACCTGGTGCTGAAGTGCGGTGAAAAGTATGAAGTGGGCCGGGTGCATGAGATCTGCTACCGCTACCGCCGCCACGGGGACAACACGGACGTCACCCGTGATCCGGAAATGAAGATCGGCAACAAGACTCTGGCGCGGATGCATGCGTTGAAGCGGCGGAAGAAGCTGAATGCAAAAGGCTGA
- a CDS encoding ion channel: MTTPSSPESHASRPQVPLDPGLSQTYYGDIRRIINKDGTFNVRRSQTGTRLHTLHIYQYLIGLSWSRFMLIVVAGYFVVNTFYALVYLLIGIGHLTGADGASGISSFFSAFFFSAETFTTVGYGNIAPQGFLTNLVASLEAASGLMAFALAAALFYGRFSRPHAKLVYSEWAIVAPYQGRTGLEFRIVNSRRNLLMELQARVLLMTVEKADSGLKRVYRLLDLERPSVEFLPLTWTIVHPIDETSPLRGATPETLAALKAEILILIRGFDDTFNQWVHSRYSYRYDEIVWGARFLPAFRVDARGDTIVDIDLVSRVEAAILPTEENMQASDGKVGNEEEDGRVEIDKRK; the protein is encoded by the coding sequence ATGACCACTCCCTCGTCTCCCGAATCCCATGCGTCGCGGCCACAGGTTCCGCTGGACCCCGGTCTGTCGCAGACCTATTACGGCGACATCCGCCGCATTATCAATAAAGACGGAACCTTCAATGTCCGCCGCTCGCAGACCGGCACGCGGCTGCACACGCTGCATATCTATCAATATCTGATCGGCCTGTCATGGTCTCGGTTTATGTTGATTGTGGTGGCGGGCTACTTCGTCGTCAACACGTTTTACGCGCTGGTGTACCTGCTCATCGGGATTGGCCATCTGACCGGAGCCGATGGCGCTTCGGGCATCTCGTCCTTTTTCAGCGCGTTCTTTTTCAGCGCCGAAACCTTCACCACGGTCGGCTACGGCAATATTGCGCCGCAGGGATTTCTGACCAATCTTGTGGCGTCGCTCGAAGCGGCATCCGGGTTGATGGCCTTTGCGCTGGCGGCGGCGCTGTTCTACGGACGCTTTTCCCGGCCTCATGCCAAGCTGGTCTACAGTGAATGGGCCATCGTCGCGCCGTATCAGGGCCGCACCGGCCTCGAATTCCGCATCGTCAATTCGCGCCGCAACCTGCTGATGGAACTGCAGGCCCGCGTGCTGCTGATGACCGTGGAAAAAGCCGATAGCGGACTCAAACGCGTCTACCGCCTGCTGGATCTGGAACGTCCGTCCGTAGAATTTCTGCCGCTCACCTGGACCATCGTGCACCCCATCGATGAGACCAGCCCGCTGCGCGGTGCCACGCCCGAAACTCTGGCCGCGCTCAAGGCGGAAATCCTGATTCTGATTCGCGGCTTTGATGACACCTTCAACCAGTGGGTTCACTCGCGCTATTCCTACCGCTACGATGAGATCGTGTGGGGCGCGCGCTTCCTGCCCGCCTTCCGTGTCGATGCCCGCGGCGACACCATCGTGGACATCGATCTGGTGTCCCGCGTGGAAGCCGCCATCCTTCCCACAGAGGAGAACATGCAGGCTTCAGACGGCAAAGTTGGTAACGAGGAAGAGGACGGCAGAGTGGAGATAGACAAAAGGAAATGA